TCACTTAAATTAAATAATGAAAATTCAGGGGCACAATCTCTAAGTCTTACAGTTGATGATAGTGGAAATTTAAGTGTTGGAAATAAGAAAATAACAGGACTTGCTGATGGGACTGTTAGTAATACTTCTACTGATGCAGTAACAGGAAAACAATTAAATACAGTTAAAACAACTGCAGATACAGCTAAATCTACAGCTGATACAGTTGCAGGTAAAATAACAACATTAGAAGGTAAAAAACTAGGATTTACTGGTGATAGTGGAAGTAAAGTTGAGAAAAAACTTGGAGAAGATATCGCTATAAAAGGTGATGATAGCTCAATTACAACTAAAGCTGGAGATAATGCAATAACTATTAGTGTTAAAGATGGTGGTATAACAACAACTAAACTTGGGGAAAAAGCTGTAACAACAGCAAAAATAGCAGATAAAGCCGTTGGTTCAACTCAATTAGGAGATAGTGCAGTAACTACAGATAAGATAGCGAATAAGAATATAACAGAAGGTAAATTAGAGGACAGTTTATTATCAAAAATTAATGCCGGGAATACTGTTGCTTCAAATACTATAACTCTAGCTGGAGATAATGGAGCAGGTAGCACCCCAACAAAAACCACAGCTATATCTTTAAATAAAAGTGGTGGAATAGAATTTACTGTTTCAGGTAAAGACGGATTAAAAACAACAGCAAGTGGAAGTAAAGTTGAAGTTGGTATGACTGAAGATTTGAAAAATAAGATAGCTAAATTAGATAACTTAGCAGAAAATGCAGGAACTACTTATGCTACAAAAACTGATTTAAATGGAAAAGCAAATATTGCATTAGATAATATTAATACTAGTGGAATTAATAAGATTAAAGATACTGCAAAAGAAGCAGTTACAGTTACAGGTACTGGTAATATTTCAGTTTCATCATCAACAGACAATACAACACATAAAACAACATATACAGTTACTTTAGATGATGATACTAAAGGTAAAATAGGTAAAATTGCAACAGGTGCGATTGCAGCTTCTAATGCAGGTACAGTAACTGGTGGTACAGTTCATTCTTATTTAACAACAAATTATTCAACAACAACACAAGTTGAAAGTAAAATAAGTGCAGCAAAAACTACCGTTGCAAATGCTGCTAATAGTCCAATAACAGTTACTAAAGATGAATCTAATACAACAGCTAATTCTTATACAGTAGATGTAACAAAATCTAATGTAACAGGAACAGGAATTAAGGTAACAAATGGTACTGGTAAGGTTTTAGGTACTGGAAATTTAACTCTTGAAATTGAAGATAAGGCTATAACAGAAACTAAATTAAGTGATGATTTAAAAAATAAAATAGCAGCTATTGAAAATAAGGCATCAGTATTAAATCTTAGTAATGGTAAATCAGGAGCTGATGAAAAAACAGGTTCAGTTGATTTAAATACTACAAAATTAGTAGTAGCGGGGACAAATGGTGTAAGTGTTGATGTTGCAAATAATAAATTTACCGTTTCATTAGATGCAGATACTAAGGCAAAAATTGATAATGCTGGTAAGAAATCTGATGGAAGAGATGGGAAAGATGCAACAGATGGTACAGCAGGTTCAAACGGTTCACACGGTTTAACAGCAAATGATGGATTAAATGGGAAAGATTTAACAGATAAAGTAAATGCATTAAGAAATGGAGAAGCAGGAACAGTAATATTTACAAATGCAAATGGAGATAGAGTATTAAAGGCAAATAATGGTAAATACTATAAAGAAAGTGAACTTAATACAGATGGTACCCCTAAAGATGGATTTGTAAATAATGGATTAGATAATCCAGAATTAAGACTTGTAAATGCAAGTGGAAGTACAACAACAGTAACGACATTAAATAATTTAGCAAATGGATTAATGAATATAACTCGTGAAACAGGTAAGGCAATAACAGCAGAAAATGCAAAAACTGCGATTGAAGCATTATTAATACAAACTACGGGACTTGATAAAGCAGTTAATGTTGGAGATTTACAAGCATTAGCACAAGCAGGACTTAACTTTAGTGGAAATAGTGGAGATGCAGTACATAGAGCATTAGGAAAAACTTTAGAAATAAAAGGTAAATCTGATGCTACATATACAGATGATGATTATACAACAGAAAATGTAGCAACAAGAACAACAACAAATGGACTAGAGATAGGATTTAAGAAATCACCAACATTTAAAAAAGTTACAGCTGATGAAGTAGAAACAGGAAAAGCTAAGATTAAAGATGAAATAACATTTGATAAAGGTGATGGTAAAACAACAACAATAGTAGCAGGAGATGGAAAAGGATCATTATTAATAAATGGTAAAAAAGTTGCAACATCAGATTCTGCACCAGTATTATATACAGATGATCAAGGAAATATTGTAGAAAAAGGATTAGATGGTAAGATATATAAGGCAGAGGACTTAAAAGATAAGAGATATGATGTAACTACTAATAAATATTATGGAGAAGATCAATTTGTTAATGGTAAATTAAAAGAAAATCCAACAGTTGCTACATTAGTAGAAGTACCTGCTAATAAAGTAAGACACGCATTAGCGTCACTTAATGATGGAAGTGTTACAAGTGCAAAAGTGTTAGATAAGGTTGCAGATGGTAAAATAGGTGAAAATTCTAAGGAAGCTATAAATGGTTCACAAATTAAAACTGTACTTGATAAGATGGGTGTTGAATTAGATACTAACGGTAATATTAAAGCACCAGAAATTACTCCAATAAAAGATTCTAAAGATACAGCTCAAACTGCACCTACTACAATAGTTAAAGGATTGAATGATGTTATATCAACATTAAATTCAGGAATAACATTTGGTGGAGATAATGAAGCAGATAAATCTAAACAATTATTAGGATCTACACTAGAAGTTAAAAGTGGTGATATTACAACAGGAACTGATGCTAATGCAGTTAAATATGTTGGCACAAATATTAAAACAAAATATGCTAAAGATGCTTCTGGAAATGGTGTTATAACTGTTGCAATAGCAGAAAATCCGAAATTTGAAACAGTAGAAACTAAGGGTATAACTCTTGCTGATAAAACTGATGCTACTAAGAAAGCAAGTATAGTATATGATAAAGAAAAAGTTACGATTAATGGTAAAGAAGTTGTTACTAAGGAAGCATTAGATACAGTAACATCTAATAATTTCAAACTTGATGGAGATACTGGATCAACTGCTAATCAAGCTTTAAATAAAGCTGGAGGATTATCATTTGGAATTAAAGGATCAGATACAATAGAAACTAAAGCTTCTGGTAGTGATGTAACAATAAAACTTAAAGATGCATATAAGAGTAAATTAGATAATTTAGATGCAAATGCAAATGATAAGTATGCAACTAAAGATCTTGATAATATGACAGATAATGCTAAAGCGAAAGTTAAAGATTTAGCTGTGGAAGCAGTTACTGTAACAGCAGGAACGGGAATACAAGTAACAGAAACAGCTGGAACTAATAGTAAGTCGTATGAAGTTAAATTAGATGATTCAACTCAAGCTAAATTAAATAATATATCTGCTAAATCAGATGGTAGAGATGGTAAAGAAGGAAAAGATGGACAAGATTCTAATGCGACACACGGATTAACTGGTAAAGATGGCTTAAATGGTAAAGACTTAACTGATAAAGTAAATGCTCTAAGAAATGGAGAAGCAGGGACTGTAATCTTTACTAATGAAGCTGGAGAAAGATTAATTAAGGGTAATGATGGTAAGTATTATAAACCAGATCAACTTGATGATAAGGGTAATGTTAAAGCAGATGCTCAAGGTAAAGGAGTAGAAAATCCAGAATTAAGATTAGTTAATGCAAATGGAGAAACAACAAAAGCTACAACATTGAATAACTTAGCAAGTGCGTTAAGCAACCGTGATGCAGATACAGCAATAACTGCTGAAAAAGCAAAAGGAGTTGTTGAGACATTATTAACTAAGACTAACGGATTAGATAAAGCTGTAAACTTAGCAGATTTACAAGCTATCGCACAAGCAGGACTTGACTTTAGTGGAAATACAGGAGTAGCTACTTTACATCGTGCATTAGGTACAAAATTACAAATTGTAGGTGAAGGTACACCAGCTACTGATTTTGTAGGAGCAAGTGATAATATTAATGTTAAAGCTATTGAAGATGCAACAGATAAGATATCTAAACTTGAAATTCAATTAGCTAAAGCATTAAAAAATATTGAATCTATACAAAATGGAGATACTAAGATTACTTTAGATAAAGATAAAGGTGTCGCTATAAATGGTAAAGATGGTGGAACAGTAGTAGTTAAAGGAAAAGATGGTAAAGACGGAGTAAGTATTAAAGGTGGAGACGGAACAAATGCACCAACAATAGCATTTAATAAGACAGATGATAGTAAAGGTACAGGAACAATAACTGGACTTAAAGATCCTGAATTAAATGATGACGGTACACCTAAAGATCCAACAGCAGCAACTACAGTAAATTATGTAACTAATAAGATTGAAGGAGCTAAAACTGAAATTACAAATAAGATTACAAATATTGTAGATGGAGGTATGAAGTATACTGGAAATGACAATGTTGAAGTAACAGTTAAGTTAAATAAAGGATTAAATATTAAAGGTGAAGGTACTTATGATGGTAAAGATTCTGCAAGTGGAAATATAGCAGTTATTGGAAATAAAGATACAAGCACACTTGAAATTAAACTTAATAAGAACTTAAATAATATTGAAACAGTATCAAATGGTAAGTCTAAGATTACATTAGGTGAAAATGGTATATCTATATCAGGTAAAGATGGTAAAGATGCAGTAGCTATTAATGGAACAGATGGAACAAATGGAGCTTCAATAGTAGTTAAAGGAAAAGACGGCAAAGATGGAATAAGCATTAAAGGTGGAAACGGAACAAATGCACCAACAATAGCATTTAATAAGACAGATGATAATAAAGGAACAGGAACAATAACTGGACTTAAAGATCCTGAATTAAATAATGACGGTACACCTAAAGATCCAACAGCAGCAACTACTGTAAATTATGTTAATAACTATGTAACTAATAAAATTAATAGTGTAACAGAAAAGATGGATAAGGGTCTAAACTTTGTTGGAAATGACGGAGATAAGGTTAATGCTAAATTAGATGGAACTGTAAGTATAACAGGAGAAGGAACTGTACCAACAGGAACTAATACAGCAGCTAATAATATTAAAGTTGAAAAAGATACAACTACAGGTAAGACAGGATTAGTTGTTAAACTTGCTGATAAATTAACAGGAATGACTAGCTTTGAAACTAAAGAAGAAGGTGGTAAGAAAGTTACTATTAATAAAGAAGGTATTACATTTAATAAAGATGCAGATGGTAAAGGTACTGGAGTTATAACAGGTCTTAAAGATTCAACAGATGCTACATCTGCAGTTACTTATGGAACATATAATACATTTAAAACTGAGGTTAATAATAAATTAGATAAGGTTAGTACTATTAAATATGTGGGAGATAATAAGGTAGAAAATACTGTTGCTCCTGATACAGGATTTAAGTTTAAAGGTGATGGCAATATTGTAACAGAAGGTAAAAAAGATGGAGAAGTTACATTTAATTTAAGTAAAAATCTTGATTTAGGAACTAATAAAGCACTTGGAACAATCAGAGGACTTAAAACTATTGAAAATGATTTAACTTCAGTAGCTACAGTTGATTATGTTGAAAACAAGCTTTTATCTACAAATAAAATTGCTAAAAAAGCTCTTTCTGGAGTAGCTAATGCAGTAGCTATGGCTAATTTACCACAATTTAATTCTATAGGAAGTGGACACGCTATAGTAGCAGCTTATGGTTATTATGAAGGTTCAAATGCTTTAGCTTTAGGGGTAAATGGAACTAATAAAAAGAAAACAGTAATATATAGAGCTAGTGGTTCATTAAATACTAATGGACAGGTAGCTTTAGGTATAGGTGTTGGTTATCAATTTGCAAATGAACAATCTGAAGAAATTAAAGATACAATAAGTAGTAATAAGTCACTTAAAAAAGAAATTGCAATTTTAAAAGATAAAGATGCTGAAAATAGAAATATCATTGATAATCTTAAAGATGAAATGAAGAAAAAAGATATTGAGAATGAATATAAGACTCATAGACTTGAAGAGGAAAATAGAGAAATCAAATCTTACATTGATGAATTAAGAAAAGAAAATGAAAAAACTAGAGAAGAACTTAAGAAATTAATGGAAGAAGTTAAAAAGAAAAAATCTGAAACTAAATAATTAAAGTTATGATCTAAAATTAGAGGAAGAAGTAAAATTCTTTCTCTTTTTTATAACCCATAAATTCAAAAATATTTTTATTTATGTAATTGTATAGAGTTTGCAAAGAAAAATTAATGTTAAATTTCCTTTTAGCTAATTCTAGAGCAGCATAAGGAGAGTATTTATTACTTAATAGGTAAGATATATAAAAGAAAATCTTATGGCAATGTAAAGTATTAAATGCACAAAAACGAAAATAGATGTTTGTGATAATATAAGAATGTAGATTTGTGATTGAATAAGAATGTATAAAATTAAGGTTCTTCACAAATATTT
This DNA window, taken from Pseudostreptobacillus hongkongensis, encodes the following:
- a CDS encoding YadA-like family protein translates to MNKMQELKRWLKRSLKKKVSINDRTVISFLMLGFIGFGVIVDAAWSNQPVQFDGTTNQKKMTVLVSAQQITGRGSVIFADADKIVNDDGIGNKKNPLTNSVIIGFGDSGARGQSMEIDVKKEPDTVRNGIVAIGAVKVSYNPFGAGDGLGKGSQAVAIGNDVASTSQAVAIGNNTYALGSSSIAIGNDDNKEYTDKISEYDYNNYLKQLYDKIDSGRVAYGTGSAANAVFSPNVAGGQGSISIGSRTLAYKNGSTAIGTLAFALGKGATALGTQSRAEGEGAIAIGNKAINFADRALAIGNDTQILKEGGTAVGLRAKSGGEGSIAIGTDVYANTKMTINSDIIQFLAHNRGVGLDKLDEVEEKISGNSSIVTNNQRFHDVDGIVTQEGKNAIAIGTKTIASGDNAVSLGRGAFGLKKNSFAIGSYSFSDNENALAIGTSARALGKNSITLGVGSATENNSENSTVVGNNSAVISKNSSLLGSNSWIQAEGSLVFGNGTNIKHISEDGITSKNNIAVGNNILIGSGVQNSMAYGSGIKIGEETKNNNIENATALGVEARIKRVWKSTTEIADKLTSDEVIEKSSDKTFMHTGNNTMALGNNSVASLENSVALGYKSVTDYTYRDLLHPGWTAKGSLAIPTTGQTGVISVGSKGKERRIVNVASGWLDTDAVNVVQLRTLEEKVDSRVDNIESGMHYLSVNKLGQDTDGLKGSQSVTELIERRKNYDMYIRYKIQSLQLTAREKWLGEKFDPTSKRAIDDKVREIENADTSNYIKNAAQGLRNITISELAATDKPADKYNELVTKIETVKDQITTPEAYRNLIGGEDIEELKKVTNYSNEGAKGKDSLAIGFRALAGVDATNSISMGYRTNVTGAYSVAIGDKAEAKANNTVALGAGAKANVENSVAIGKGTEAKASTENSYATNRTFTDTGKVVAFGTRRLTGVEDGANDDEAVTVRQLKATLPTIIAQYLPGGVNNFPKLEPGATITIKGGDFNTHTTDSEEFYSGNNLATHINGNGKTPEIMIGLKKIPTFKSLKLNNENSGAQSLSLTVDDSGNLSVGNKKITGLADGTVSNTSTDAVTGKQLNTVKTTADTAKSTADTVAGKITTLEGKKLGFTGDSGSKVEKKLGEDIAIKGDDSSITTKAGDNAITISVKDGGITTTKLGEKAVTTAKIADKAVGSTQLGDSAVTTDKIANKNITEGKLEDSLLSKINAGNTVASNTITLAGDNGAGSTPTKTTAISLNKSGGIEFTVSGKDGLKTTASGSKVEVGMTEDLKNKIAKLDNLAENAGTTYATKTDLNGKANIALDNINTSGINKIKDTAKEAVTVTGTGNISVSSSTDNTTHKTTYTVTLDDDTKGKIGKIATGAIAASNAGTVTGGTVHSYLTTNYSTTTQVESKISAAKTTVANAANSPITVTKDESNTTANSYTVDVTKSNVTGTGIKVTNGTGKVLGTGNLTLEIEDKAITETKLSDDLKNKIAAIENKASVLNLSNGKSGADEKTGSVDLNTTKLVVAGTNGVSVDVANNKFTVSLDADTKAKIDNAGKKSDGRDGKDATDGTAGSNGSHGLTANDGLNGKDLTDKVNALRNGEAGTVIFTNANGDRVLKANNGKYYKESELNTDGTPKDGFVNNGLDNPELRLVNASGSTTTVTTLNNLANGLMNITRETGKAITAENAKTAIEALLIQTTGLDKAVNVGDLQALAQAGLNFSGNSGDAVHRALGKTLEIKGKSDATYTDDDYTTENVATRTTTNGLEIGFKKSPTFKKVTADEVETGKAKIKDEITFDKGDGKTTTIVAGDGKGSLLINGKKVATSDSAPVLYTDDQGNIVEKGLDGKIYKAEDLKDKRYDVTTNKYYGEDQFVNGKLKENPTVATLVEVPANKVRHALASLNDGSVTSAKVLDKVADGKIGENSKEAINGSQIKTVLDKMGVELDTNGNIKAPEITPIKDSKDTAQTAPTTIVKGLNDVISTLNSGITFGGDNEADKSKQLLGSTLEVKSGDITTGTDANAVKYVGTNIKTKYAKDASGNGVITVAIAENPKFETVETKGITLADKTDATKKASIVYDKEKVTINGKEVVTKEALDTVTSNNFKLDGDTGSTANQALNKAGGLSFGIKGSDTIETKASGSDVTIKLKDAYKSKLDNLDANANDKYATKDLDNMTDNAKAKVKDLAVEAVTVTAGTGIQVTETAGTNSKSYEVKLDDSTQAKLNNISAKSDGRDGKEGKDGQDSNATHGLTGKDGLNGKDLTDKVNALRNGEAGTVIFTNEAGERLIKGNDGKYYKPDQLDDKGNVKADAQGKGVENPELRLVNANGETTKATTLNNLASALSNRDADTAITAEKAKGVVETLLTKTNGLDKAVNLADLQAIAQAGLDFSGNTGVATLHRALGTKLQIVGEGTPATDFVGASDNINVKAIEDATDKISKLEIQLAKALKNIESIQNGDTKITLDKDKGVAINGKDGGTVVVKGKDGKDGVSIKGGDGTNAPTIAFNKTDDSKGTGTITGLKDPELNDDGTPKDPTAATTVNYVTNKIEGAKTEITNKITNIVDGGMKYTGNDNVEVTVKLNKGLNIKGEGTYDGKDSASGNIAVIGNKDTSTLEIKLNKNLNNIETVSNGKSKITLGENGISISGKDGKDAVAINGTDGTNGASIVVKGKDGKDGISIKGGNGTNAPTIAFNKTDDNKGTGTITGLKDPELNNDGTPKDPTAATTVNYVNNYVTNKINSVTEKMDKGLNFVGNDGDKVNAKLDGTVSITGEGTVPTGTNTAANNIKVEKDTTTGKTGLVVKLADKLTGMTSFETKEEGGKKVTINKEGITFNKDADGKGTGVITGLKDSTDATSAVTYGTYNTFKTEVNNKLDKVSTIKYVGDNKVENTVAPDTGFKFKGDGNIVTEGKKDGEVTFNLSKNLDLGTNKALGTIRGLKTIENDLTSVATVDYVENKLLSTNKIAKKALSGVANAVAMANLPQFNSIGSGHAIVAAYGYYEGSNALALGVNGTNKKKTVIYRASGSLNTNGQVALGIGVGYQFANEQSEEIKDTISSNKSLKKEIAILKDKDAENRNIIDNLKDEMKKKDIENEYKTHRLEEENREIKSYIDELRKENEKTREELKKLMEEVKKKKSETK